Proteins co-encoded in one Mycobacterium mantenii genomic window:
- a CDS encoding acyl-CoA dehydrogenase: MVATVTDEQFAARALVRDWARNSTSGPGGTAAIRDVEQGKSDAWRPVFSRLAELGIFGVAIPEESGGAGGSIEDLCAMVEEAAKALVPGPVATTALATLVLSEAGSDPELLAALAAGERFAGLALQGDIRFDGATSKASGSLPFALGVADGAVLLAPADGKWLLIDTGGEGAQIEPLRATDFSRPLARVVLDSAPATVVSDTPDRVEELAATVLAAEAAGITRWSLETAVDYAKVREQFGKPIGSFQAIKHICAEMLCRAEQAEVAAADAARAAAEGDESQFSIAAALAAGTGIAAVKANVKDCIQVLGGIGCTWEHDAHLYLRRAHAIGRFLGGAETWLRRITALTQGGVRRRLGIDLSEVEDQRPEITAAVAKIADLPEQERQAALAEAGLQAPHWPPPYGRGAGPAEQLLIDQELAAAGVARPDLVIGWWAAPTILEHGTPQQVERFVPGTTRGEFLWCQLFSEPGAGSDLASLRTKAVRTEGGWNLTGQKVWTSAAHKARWGVCLARTDPDAPKHKGITYFLVEMSSPGIEIRPLREITGDSLFNEVFLDNVFVPDELVVGEVNDGWRLARTTLANERVAMANGTALGNPMEELLKLLAELDLDAAEQDRLGRLIIAAQTGALLDQRIAQLAVGGQDPGAQSSVRKLIGVRYRQALAEYTMDVSEGGGLVHNQAVFDFLNTRCLTIAGGTEQILLTVAAERLLGLPR; this comes from the coding sequence GTGGTAGCGACCGTCACCGACGAGCAGTTTGCCGCGCGCGCCCTGGTGCGCGACTGGGCCCGCAATTCGACGTCGGGGCCGGGTGGCACCGCGGCGATCCGCGACGTGGAGCAGGGCAAGTCCGACGCCTGGCGGCCGGTGTTCTCCCGGCTGGCCGAGCTGGGGATCTTCGGTGTCGCGATCCCGGAGGAGTCAGGCGGGGCGGGCGGCAGCATCGAAGACCTGTGCGCGATGGTCGAGGAGGCGGCCAAAGCGCTGGTTCCCGGCCCGGTCGCCACCACCGCGCTGGCCACCTTGGTCCTCTCCGAGGCTGGGTCGGACCCGGAGCTGCTGGCGGCGCTGGCCGCCGGGGAGCGCTTCGCCGGGCTGGCGCTGCAGGGTGACATTCGGTTCGACGGCGCGACGTCGAAGGCCTCGGGGAGCCTGCCGTTCGCGCTGGGCGTCGCCGACGGCGCCGTCCTGTTGGCGCCGGCCGACGGGAAGTGGCTGCTGATCGACACCGGCGGCGAGGGCGCGCAGATCGAACCCCTGCGGGCCACCGACTTCTCCCGGCCGTTGGCGCGGGTGGTGCTGGACTCGGCCCCTGCCACGGTCGTGTCGGACACCCCCGACCGCGTCGAGGAGCTGGCCGCGACGGTGCTGGCGGCCGAGGCGGCCGGCATCACCCGATGGTCGCTGGAGACCGCCGTCGACTACGCCAAGGTCCGCGAGCAGTTCGGCAAGCCGATCGGCAGCTTCCAGGCCATCAAGCACATCTGCGCCGAGATGCTGTGCCGTGCCGAGCAGGCCGAGGTGGCCGCCGCCGATGCCGCGCGCGCCGCCGCCGAGGGCGACGAATCCCAGTTCTCCATCGCCGCGGCCCTGGCCGCGGGCACCGGCATCGCCGCGGTGAAGGCCAACGTCAAGGACTGCATCCAGGTGCTCGGCGGTATCGGCTGCACGTGGGAGCACGACGCGCACTTGTACCTGCGCCGGGCGCACGCCATCGGCCGATTCCTGGGCGGGGCCGAGACCTGGCTGCGCCGCATCACCGCGCTGACTCAGGGCGGGGTGCGACGCCGGTTGGGTATCGACCTGAGCGAGGTCGAGGATCAGCGGCCGGAGATCACCGCCGCCGTCGCCAAGATCGCGGACCTGCCCGAGCAGGAGCGGCAGGCCGCGCTGGCCGAGGCGGGCCTGCAGGCGCCGCACTGGCCGCCGCCCTACGGGCGCGGCGCGGGCCCGGCCGAGCAGCTGCTGATCGATCAGGAGCTGGCGGCGGCCGGGGTGGCCCGGCCCGATCTGGTGATCGGCTGGTGGGCCGCGCCGACCATCCTCGAGCACGGCACGCCGCAACAGGTCGAGCGCTTTGTGCCGGGCACCACCCGGGGCGAATTCCTATGGTGTCAGCTGTTTTCCGAGCCGGGAGCCGGCTCGGACCTGGCGTCGCTGCGCACCAAGGCGGTCCGGACCGAGGGCGGCTGGAACCTGACCGGGCAGAAGGTGTGGACGTCGGCGGCGCACAAGGCGCGCTGGGGCGTGTGCCTGGCCCGCACCGATCCGGACGCGCCGAAACACAAAGGCATCACCTACTTCCTGGTGGAGATGAGCTCGCCGGGCATCGAGATCCGCCCGCTGCGCGAGATCACCGGTGACTCCCTGTTCAACGAGGTGTTCCTGGACAACGTGTTCGTTCCCGACGAACTGGTCGTCGGCGAGGTGAACGACGGCTGGCGGCTGGCCCGCACCACGCTGGCCAACGAGCGGGTCGCGATGGCCAACGGAACGGCGCTGGGCAACCCGATGGAGGAGCTGCTCAAGCTGCTCGCCGAGCTCGACCTCGACGCCGCGGAGCAAGACCGGTTGGGACGGTTGATCATCGCCGCGCAGACCGGCGCGCTGCTGGATCAGCGGATCGCTCAGCTGGCCGTGGGCGGCCAAGATCCCGGGGCGCAGTCCAGCGTGCGCAAGCTCATCGGGGTCCGCTACCGCCAGGCCCTGGCCGAATACACGATGGACGTGTCCGAGGGCGGCGGCCTGGTGCACAACCAGGCGGTGTTCGACTTCCTCAACACCCGCTGCCTCACCATCGCCGGCGGCACCGAGCAGATCCTGCTCACCGTCGCCGCCGAGCGGCTTCTCGGTTTGCCGCGCTAG
- a CDS encoding Rossmann-fold NAD(P)-binding domain-containing protein, translating to MYLAFSHDFTRAGDAIGDEARAVAALGAALVGTGKPLVLANGTPAVPGRPSTEDDPFNVEGPMAGRGRTGQAVVELAERGVRSAVVRLPRSVHDAGGRYGFAGMLIQAARQRGVSAYVGDGAQRWPAVHRDDTATLFRLALEQAPPGSVPHAVGDEGDPMRAIAEVIGRRLGLPAEPAPAESFGPLGPISAADQPSSSALTRQRFSWKPTGPSLLEDLETGAYAE from the coding sequence GTGTACCTGGCGTTCTCGCACGACTTCACCCGTGCCGGGGACGCGATCGGCGACGAAGCCCGTGCGGTGGCCGCGCTCGGCGCCGCGCTGGTCGGCACCGGCAAGCCGCTGGTGCTCGCGAACGGCACCCCGGCGGTGCCCGGACGTCCCAGCACCGAAGACGATCCGTTCAACGTCGAGGGGCCGATGGCCGGGCGCGGCCGCACCGGACAGGCAGTCGTCGAACTCGCCGAGCGCGGCGTCCGGTCGGCCGTGGTGCGGCTGCCGCGGTCGGTCCACGACGCCGGCGGGCGCTACGGCTTCGCCGGCATGCTGATTCAGGCCGCGCGACAGCGCGGTGTGTCGGCCTACGTCGGCGACGGCGCCCAACGCTGGCCGGCCGTGCATCGGGACGACACCGCGACGTTGTTCCGGCTCGCCCTCGAACAGGCCCCGCCCGGCTCGGTACCGCACGCGGTGGGTGACGAGGGGGATCCGATGCGGGCGATCGCCGAGGTGATCGGCCGCCGCCTCGGTCTACCCGCCGAGCCCGCCCCGGCCGAGAGCTTCGGACCGCTCGGCCCCATCTCGGCCGCCGACCAGCCCTCGTCCAGCGCGCTGACCCGCCAACGATTCAGCTGGAAGCCGACCGGTCCAAGCCTGCTCGAAGACCTGGAGACTGGTGCCTACGCCGAGTAG
- a CDS encoding ferredoxin--NADP reductase produces the protein MTEAIPDEPLGDHVLELQVAEVIDETDDARSLVFAVPDDAGDPDIPPERLRYAPGQFLTLRVPSERTGSVARCYSLCSSPFTGDALTVTVKRTADGYASNWLCDHAHKGMRIHVLAPSGNFVPKTLGDDFLLMAAGSGITPIMSICKSALAEGGGQVTLVYANRDDRSVIFADALRELSAKYPDRLTVLHWLESLQGLPGVTALAKLAAPYTDRPVYICGPGAFMDSAKEALETLKVPAPQIHIEVFKSLDSDPFAAVKIEDTPEGDEPPATAVVELDGETHTVSWPRNAKLLDVLLAKGLDAPFSCREGHCGACACTLRGGKVSMEVNDVLEQQDLDEGLILACQSHPESDSVEVTYDE, from the coding sequence TTGACCGAGGCGATTCCCGACGAGCCACTCGGTGACCACGTCCTTGAACTGCAGGTCGCCGAGGTCATCGACGAGACCGACGACGCGCGGTCGCTGGTGTTCGCGGTACCGGACGACGCCGGAGACCCCGACATCCCGCCCGAGCGGCTCCGGTACGCGCCGGGCCAGTTCTTGACGCTGCGCGTTCCCAGCGAGCGCACCGGGTCGGTGGCCCGCTGCTATTCGTTGTGCAGCTCGCCGTTCACCGGCGATGCGCTCACGGTCACGGTCAAACGCACGGCGGACGGTTACGCGTCCAACTGGCTGTGCGACCACGCGCACAAGGGCATGCGGATCCACGTGCTGGCCCCGTCCGGCAACTTCGTGCCCAAAACGCTGGGCGACGACTTCCTGCTGATGGCCGCGGGCAGTGGGATCACCCCGATCATGTCGATCTGCAAGTCGGCGCTGGCCGAGGGCGGCGGGCAGGTGACGCTGGTCTACGCCAACCGCGACGACCGCTCGGTGATCTTCGCCGACGCGCTGCGCGAGCTGTCCGCCAAATATCCCGACCGGCTGACGGTGCTCCACTGGCTGGAATCGCTGCAGGGCCTGCCCGGCGTGACCGCGCTGGCCAAGCTGGCCGCCCCCTACACGGATCGGCCCGTCTACATCTGCGGCCCGGGCGCCTTCATGGATTCAGCGAAAGAAGCGCTGGAAACGCTGAAAGTTCCTGCGCCGCAGATCCATATCGAAGTGTTCAAGTCGCTGGACTCCGATCCGTTCGCGGCGGTGAAGATCGAGGACACCCCGGAGGGTGACGAGCCGCCGGCGACCGCGGTGGTGGAACTCGACGGCGAAACCCACACCGTGTCGTGGCCGCGCAACGCCAAGTTGCTCGATGTGCTGCTGGCCAAGGGCCTCGACGCGCCCTTCTCCTGCCGCGAGGGTCACTGCGGTGCGTGTGCCTGCACGTTGCGCGGCGGCAAGGTGAGCATGGAAGTCAACGACGTGCTCGAGCAGCAGGATCTCGACGAGGGCCTGATCCTGGCCTGTCAATCTCACCCCGAATCTGATTCGGTAGAAGTCACCTACGACGAGTAG
- the hsaA gene encoding 3-hydroxy-9,10-secoandrosta-1,3,5(10)-triene-9,17-dione monooxygenase oxygenase subunit: MTSIQQRDAQSVLAGIDDLLPRIRERAQATEDLRRLPDETVQDLQEVGFFTLLQPEQWGGLQCDPALFYEAVRRLASACGSTGWVSSIIGVHNWHLALFDQQAQEEVWGEDPATRVSSSYAPMGAGVVTDGGYLVNGSWNWSSGCDHATWAFLGGPVIKDGRPVDFGSFLIPRSEYRIDDVWHVVGLRGTGSNTVVVKDVFVPRHRFLSYKAMNDGTAGGYQTNTAAVYKMPWGTMHPTTISAPIVGMAYGAYDAHVEHQGKRVRAAFAGEKAKDDPFAKVRIAEAASDIDAAWRQLSGNVADEYALLSAGKEIPFDLRARARRDQVRATGRAIASIDRLFEASGATALGNDQPVQRFWRDAHAGRVHAANDPERAYQIFGNNEFGLPPGDTMV; encoded by the coding sequence GTGACGTCCATTCAACAGCGTGATGCGCAGTCGGTTTTGGCTGGCATCGATGATCTGCTCCCGCGGATCCGGGAACGCGCTCAGGCGACGGAAGATCTGCGGCGGCTCCCCGACGAGACCGTCCAGGATCTGCAGGAGGTGGGCTTCTTCACCCTGTTGCAGCCCGAGCAGTGGGGCGGGTTGCAGTGCGATCCGGCGCTGTTCTACGAGGCGGTCCGGCGGCTGGCCAGCGCGTGTGGATCCACCGGTTGGGTGAGCTCGATCATCGGCGTGCACAACTGGCACCTGGCCCTGTTCGACCAGCAGGCGCAGGAGGAGGTCTGGGGCGAGGACCCGGCGACCCGGGTCTCGTCGTCGTACGCTCCGATGGGCGCGGGCGTGGTGACCGACGGCGGCTACCTGGTCAACGGATCGTGGAACTGGTCCTCGGGCTGCGACCACGCCACGTGGGCGTTCCTCGGCGGACCGGTGATCAAGGACGGCCGCCCGGTCGACTTCGGCTCGTTCCTGATCCCGCGCAGCGAGTACCGCATCGACGACGTGTGGCACGTCGTCGGCCTGCGGGGCACCGGCAGCAACACCGTCGTCGTCAAGGACGTCTTCGTGCCGCGGCACCGGTTCTTGTCCTACAAGGCGATGAATGACGGCACCGCGGGCGGATATCAGACCAACACCGCCGCCGTCTACAAGATGCCCTGGGGCACAATGCATCCCACCACCATCTCGGCGCCGATCGTCGGCATGGCCTACGGGGCATACGACGCGCACGTCGAGCATCAGGGCAAGCGGGTGCGGGCGGCGTTCGCCGGCGAAAAGGCCAAGGACGACCCGTTCGCCAAGGTCCGCATCGCCGAGGCGGCCAGCGACATCGACGCGGCGTGGCGCCAGCTGAGCGGCAACGTCGCCGACGAGTACGCGCTGCTGTCCGCCGGCAAGGAGATCCCGTTCGATCTGCGTGCCCGCGCCCGCCGTGACCAGGTGCGCGCCACCGGGCGTGCGATCGCCTCCATCGACCGGCTGTTCGAGGCCTCCGGAGCCACCGCCCTGGGCAACGACCAACCGGTGCAACGGTTCTGGCGCGACGCACACGCCGGCCGGGTGCATGCGGCCAACGACCCCGAGCGGGCCTACCAGATCTTCGGGAACAACGAGTTCGGGTTGCCCCCGGGCGACACGATGGTCTGA
- the hsaD gene encoding 4,5:9,10-diseco-3-hydroxy-5,9,17-trioxoandrosta-1(10),2-diene-4-oate hydrolase, which produces MTSATEEITFESTSRYAEVDVDGPLKLHYHEAGEGNEQTVVLLHGGGPGAASWTNFSRNIPVLAKQFHVLAVDQPGYGHSDKRAEHGQFNHYAARALAGLFDQLGLGRVPLVGNSLGGGTAVRFALDYPDHAGRLVLMGPGGVSVNLFAPDPTEGVKRLGKFSAEPTRENLEAFLRVMVYDQKLITDELIDQRFELASTPESLTATRAMGMSFAGADFELGMMWREVHRLRQPVLLIWGREDRVNPLDGALVALKTIPRAQLHVFGQCGHWAQVEKFDEFNRLTIDFLGGAR; this is translated from the coding sequence ATGACCTCGGCAACCGAAGAGATAACCTTCGAATCGACTTCGCGGTACGCCGAGGTTGACGTCGACGGTCCGCTCAAGCTGCACTACCACGAAGCGGGCGAAGGCAACGAGCAGACGGTGGTGCTGCTGCACGGTGGCGGCCCGGGCGCGGCGAGTTGGACCAACTTCTCGCGTAACATCCCGGTGCTGGCCAAGCAATTCCACGTGCTGGCCGTCGACCAGCCCGGGTACGGCCACTCCGACAAGCGCGCCGAGCACGGCCAGTTCAACCACTACGCGGCGCGGGCCCTGGCGGGTCTCTTCGATCAGCTGGGCCTGGGACGTGTTCCGCTGGTTGGCAATTCGCTCGGGGGTGGCACCGCGGTGCGGTTCGCCCTCGACTACCCCGACCACGCCGGACGCCTGGTGCTGATGGGGCCCGGCGGGGTGAGCGTCAACCTGTTCGCCCCCGACCCGACCGAGGGCGTCAAACGACTGGGCAAGTTCTCCGCCGAACCCACCCGCGAAAACCTCGAGGCGTTTCTGCGGGTGATGGTCTACGACCAGAAACTGATCACCGACGAATTGATCGACCAGCGTTTCGAGCTGGCCAGCACGCCCGAATCGCTGACGGCGACGCGGGCGATGGGAATGTCGTTCGCCGGAGCCGATTTCGAGCTCGGCATGATGTGGCGCGAGGTGCACCGGCTGCGTCAGCCGGTGCTGCTGATCTGGGGCCGCGAGGACCGGGTCAACCCGCTGGACGGTGCGTTGGTCGCACTGAAAACCATTCCGCGCGCCCAGCTTCACGTTTTCGGGCAATGTGGGCACTGGGCGCAGGTGGAGAAATTCGACGAGTTCAACAGGCTCACCATCGATTTCCTGGGAGGTGCGCGATGA
- the hsaC gene encoding iron-dependent extradiol dioxygenase HsaC — translation MSIRSLGYLRIEATDMAAWREYGLKVLGMVEGNGTGEGALYLRMDDFPARLVIVPGEQDRLIEASWECANAAGLQEIRNRLDIEGAPYKEATAAELADRRVDEMIRFADPSGNCLEVFHGAALEHRRVVSPYGHKFVTEEQGLGHVVLTTRDDEETLHFYRDVLDFKLRDSMRLPPQVVGRPADGPPAWLRFLGCNPRHHSLAFMPGQTPSGIVHLMVEVENSDDVGLCLDRALRKKVPMSATLGRHVNDLMLSFYMKTPSGFDVEFGCEGRRVADDDWIARESTAISLWGHDFSVGFKG, via the coding sequence ATGAGCATCCGTTCTCTGGGCTATCTGCGTATCGAGGCCACCGACATGGCGGCCTGGCGCGAGTACGGCCTGAAGGTCCTCGGCATGGTTGAGGGCAATGGCACAGGCGAGGGCGCGCTGTATCTGCGGATGGACGATTTTCCCGCCCGGCTGGTGATCGTGCCCGGCGAGCAGGACCGGCTCATCGAGGCCAGTTGGGAGTGCGCGAACGCCGCTGGCCTGCAAGAGATCCGGAACCGGCTCGACATCGAGGGCGCGCCCTACAAGGAGGCCACCGCCGCCGAGCTGGCCGATCGCCGGGTGGACGAGATGATCCGGTTCGCCGACCCGTCCGGCAACTGCCTGGAGGTCTTCCACGGGGCGGCCCTCGAACACCGCCGGGTGGTCAGCCCGTACGGACACAAGTTCGTCACCGAGGAGCAGGGCCTGGGGCACGTGGTGCTGACCACCCGGGATGACGAAGAGACGCTGCACTTCTACCGCGACGTGCTGGACTTCAAGCTGCGTGACTCGATGCGGCTGCCGCCCCAGGTGGTCGGCCGTCCCGCCGACGGACCGCCGGCCTGGCTGCGGTTCCTGGGCTGCAACCCTCGCCACCACAGCCTGGCCTTCATGCCCGGACAGACCCCCAGCGGCATCGTCCACCTGATGGTCGAGGTCGAGAATTCCGACGATGTCGGGCTGTGCCTGGACCGGGCGCTGCGTAAGAAGGTGCCGATGTCGGCGACCCTGGGCCGCCACGTCAACGACCTGATGCTGTCCTTCTACATGAAGACGCCAAGTGGATTCGACGTCGAATTCGGTTGTGAGGGAAGGAGAGTCGCAGACGACGACTGGATCGCCCGGGAGAGCACCGCGATCAGCCTGTGGGGCCACGACTTCAGCGTCGGCTTCAAGGGTTAA
- the hsaB gene encoding 3-hydroxy-9,10-secoandrosta-1,3,5(10)-triene-9,17-dione monooxygenase reductase subunit, translated as MTAAPIDPRTFRSVLGQFCTGITIITTVHEDVPVGFACQSFAALSLDPPLVLFCPTKVSRSWKAIEASGQFCVNMLTEQQKHVSARFGSKEPDKFAGIDWHPSELGSPIIDGSLAYIDCTVASAHDGGDHFVVFGAVQSLSEAPKIKPRPLLFYRGEYTGIEPDKTTPAQWRDDLEAFLTTTTQDTWL; from the coding sequence ATGACTGCCGCGCCGATCGATCCGCGCACGTTCCGCAGCGTGCTCGGCCAGTTCTGCACCGGGATCACCATCATCACCACCGTGCACGAGGACGTTCCGGTCGGCTTCGCCTGCCAATCCTTCGCGGCGCTGTCGCTTGATCCGCCGCTGGTGCTGTTCTGCCCCACCAAGGTGTCGCGGTCGTGGAAGGCCATCGAGGCCAGCGGCCAGTTCTGCGTCAACATGCTGACCGAGCAGCAGAAGCACGTCTCGGCCCGCTTCGGCTCCAAGGAGCCCGACAAGTTCGCCGGGATCGACTGGCACCCTTCCGAACTCGGATCACCGATCATCGACGGTTCACTGGCCTACATCGACTGCACGGTGGCTTCCGCGCATGACGGCGGCGATCACTTCGTGGTTTTCGGTGCGGTGCAATCGCTTTCGGAGGCCCCCAAGATCAAGCCGCGGCCGCTGTTGTTCTATCGCGGTGAATACACCGGCATCGAACCGGACAAGACGACGCCGGCGCAGTGGCGCGACGACCTGGAAGCGTTCCTGACGACCACCACCCAGGACACCTGGCTGTAG
- a CDS encoding arylamine N-acetyltransferase family protein, with translation MTLDLDAYFIRIGYRGAAEPTLEVLQDLMTAHTASIPFENLDPLTGVPVHDLSPEALTDKLVHRRRGGYCYEQNGLMGYALAEIGFRVRRLAGRVVWMLPPDTPPGAQTHTVLAVTFPGSQGSFLVDVGFGGQTLTSPIRLQTGNAQQTTHEPYRLNDRGDGLVLQALVRGEWQPLYVFGTQTVPQVDLKVGSWYVSTHPSSIFVTGLMAALTTDDARYNLAGRNLTIHRADGSEKIRLDDAAAVVDVLGERFGIDVTGIGDRGALEAHIERVLDA, from the coding sequence ATGACGCTGGATCTCGACGCGTACTTCATCCGCATCGGCTACCGGGGCGCCGCCGAGCCGACCCTCGAGGTGCTGCAGGATCTGATGACCGCGCACACCGCCTCGATCCCGTTCGAGAACCTTGATCCGCTGACGGGAGTGCCGGTCCACGACCTGAGCCCGGAAGCCCTGACCGACAAGCTGGTCCACCGGCGCCGCGGGGGCTACTGCTACGAGCAAAATGGGCTGATGGGCTACGCGCTCGCCGAGATCGGGTTCCGGGTGCGGCGGTTGGCCGGCCGGGTGGTGTGGATGCTGCCGCCCGACACGCCGCCCGGAGCCCAGACGCACACGGTGCTGGCGGTGACGTTCCCGGGCTCGCAGGGTTCGTTTCTGGTCGACGTCGGCTTCGGTGGCCAGACGCTGACCTCTCCCATTCGCTTGCAGACCGGGAACGCCCAGCAGACCACACACGAGCCGTACCGGCTGAACGACCGCGGTGACGGCCTGGTCCTGCAAGCGCTGGTCCGGGGCGAATGGCAGCCGCTGTACGTATTCGGCACCCAGACCGTGCCGCAGGTCGATCTGAAGGTGGGCAGCTGGTATGTCTCCACGCACCCGTCGTCGATATTCGTGACCGGCCTGATGGCGGCGCTGACCACCGACGACGCGCGGTACAACCTGGCCGGCCGGAACCTGACCATCCACCGCGCCGACGGTAGCGAGAAGATCCGCCTCGACGACGCGGCGGCGGTCGTCGACGTCCTCGGTGAGCGGTTCGGCATCGACGTTACGGGCATCGGCGACCGCGGAGCGCTTGAGGCGCACATCGAGCGGGTGCTCGACGCGTAG
- a CDS encoding pyridoxal phosphate-dependent aminotransferase produces the protein MTDRVSLRAGIPPFYVMDVWLAAAERQRSHGDLVNLSAGQPSVGAPEPVRAAAAAAVHSNELGYSVSLGTPELRAAIAADYQRQHGLDVEPDAVVITTGSSGGFLLTFLACFDVGDRVALASPGYPCYRNILSALGCEVVEIPCGPQTRFQPTAQMLAELDPPVQGVIVASPANPTGTVIEPAELAAIASWCDASGARLISDEVYHGLVYQGAPQTSCAWQTSRNAVVVNSFSKYYAMTGWRLGWLLVPSELRRAVDCLTGNFTICPPVLSQLAAVAAFTPEATAEADGHLHHYATNRSLVLDGLRSIGVERLAPTDGAFYVYADVSGFTDNSIAFCSKLLEETGVAIAPGIDFDTARGNSFVRLSFAGPTNDIEEAVRRLGPWLSSR, from the coding sequence GTGACCGACCGTGTCTCGCTGCGCGCCGGCATCCCACCGTTCTATGTGATGGATGTCTGGCTGGCGGCCGCGGAACGGCAGCGCAGCCACGGCGACTTGGTCAACCTGTCAGCGGGTCAGCCCAGCGTGGGAGCGCCCGAGCCGGTGCGAGCGGCCGCGGCCGCCGCAGTGCATTCCAACGAGCTGGGTTACTCGGTGTCGTTGGGCACCCCCGAACTGCGTGCCGCGATCGCCGCGGACTACCAACGCCAACACGGGCTCGACGTCGAACCCGACGCGGTGGTGATCACCACGGGCTCCTCGGGTGGCTTCCTGCTCACCTTTCTGGCCTGCTTCGACGTCGGCGATCGGGTGGCGCTGGCCAGCCCCGGCTACCCGTGCTACCGAAACATCCTGTCGGCATTGGGATGCGAGGTGGTGGAAATCCCCTGCGGACCACAAACCCGCTTCCAGCCGACCGCGCAGATGCTCGCCGAGCTCGATCCCCCGGTGCAGGGTGTCATCGTCGCAAGCCCGGCCAACCCCACCGGCACGGTCATCGAGCCGGCCGAGCTGGCCGCCATCGCCTCCTGGTGCGACGCGTCCGGGGCGCGGCTGATCAGCGACGAGGTCTACCACGGTTTGGTCTATCAAGGAGCTCCGCAGACCAGCTGCGCGTGGCAGACATCGCGAAACGCCGTGGTGGTCAACAGCTTTTCGAAGTACTACGCGATGACCGGCTGGCGGCTGGGCTGGCTGCTGGTGCCATCCGAGCTGCGCCGCGCGGTGGATTGCCTCACCGGGAACTTCACCATCTGCCCGCCGGTGCTGTCGCAACTCGCCGCGGTGGCGGCCTTCACCCCGGAGGCGACCGCCGAAGCCGACGGCCACCTGCACCACTACGCGACCAACCGCTCCTTGGTGCTCGACGGGCTGCGCAGCATCGGCGTCGAGCGGCTGGCCCCGACCGACGGCGCGTTCTACGTATATGCCGACGTCTCGGGTTTCACCGACAACTCGATCGCGTTCTGCTCAAAGTTGTTGGAAGAGACCGGCGTTGCGATCGCACCGGGAATCGACTTCGACACCGCGCGCGGAAATTCGTTCGTGCGGCTGTCCTTCGCGGGCCCTACGAACGACATCGAGGAAGCCGTGCGCCGCCTCGGCCCCTGGCTTTCATCCCGCTAG
- the ipdE2 gene encoding acyl-CoA dehydrogenase IpdE2: MSEERQMLAETVAALVAKHAAPAAVRSAMESDRGYDESLWQLLCEQVGAAALVIPEELGGAGGELADAAAVLQELGRALVPSPLLGTTLAELALLSATEPDAATLEGLAEGASIGALVLDADYVVNGDIADVVVAVEDGQLSRWTRFAAEPVTTMDPTRRLARLAAEETEPIGTDPGLADKAAVLLAAEQIGAAERCLELTVEYAKEREQFGRPIGSFQALKHRMADLYVTVAAAKAVVADACDDPTPTNAAAARLAATEALNTVAAEGIQLHGGIAITWEHDMHLYFKRAHGSAHLLDSSQELLKRLESEVLNTP, encoded by the coding sequence ATGAGTGAAGAACGGCAGATGCTGGCCGAGACGGTCGCCGCCCTGGTCGCCAAGCACGCCGCGCCGGCGGCGGTGCGTTCGGCCATGGAATCCGACCGCGGCTACGACGAATCGCTATGGCAGCTGCTGTGCGAACAGGTCGGCGCCGCGGCGCTGGTGATACCCGAGGAGTTGGGCGGCGCGGGCGGCGAATTAGCTGATGCCGCAGCCGTTTTGCAGGAGCTGGGCCGCGCCCTGGTGCCCTCTCCGCTGCTGGGCACCACGCTGGCCGAGCTGGCGCTGCTGAGCGCGACCGAGCCGGACGCCGCGACGCTGGAAGGCCTGGCCGAGGGCGCCTCGATCGGCGCGCTGGTGCTCGACGCCGACTACGTCGTCAACGGCGACATCGCCGACGTCGTGGTCGCCGTCGAGGACGGACAGCTGAGCAGGTGGACCCGATTCGCCGCGGAGCCCGTCACCACGATGGACCCGACCCGGCGCCTGGCACGCCTGGCAGCCGAGGAAACCGAGCCGATCGGCACCGACCCGGGCCTGGCGGACAAGGCGGCCGTCCTGTTGGCGGCCGAGCAGATCGGCGCCGCCGAACGCTGCCTGGAACTAACCGTCGAATACGCCAAGGAGCGAGAGCAATTCGGCCGGCCGATCGGTAGTTTCCAGGCGCTCAAGCACCGGATGGCCGACCTGTACGTCACCGTCGCCGCGGCGAAGGCCGTCGTCGCTGATGCCTGCGATGACCCCACCCCCACCAACGCCGCAGCCGCCCGCCTTGCGGCCACCGAGGCGCTGAACACCGTGGCCGCCGAAGGCATCCAACTGCACGGCGGCATCGCGATCACCTGGGAACACGACATGCACCTGTACTTCAAGCGTGCCCACGGCAGTGCACACCTGCTCGATTCGTCGCAAGAACTGCTTAAGCGACTGGAATCCGAGGTACTCAACACGCCGTGA